In Pantoea cypripedii, the DNA window GGACGGATACGTCACCATGATGCAGGAGAGTTTATCGCCCGACTGTGCTGCTTTCTCACGCAGATCACCGAGGTCGATGTTGCCCTGTTTGTCACAAGCGACTACCACCACTGACATGCCCGCCATCTGTGCCGACGCCGGGTTGGTGCCGTGTGCTGAGCTGGGGATCAGGCAGATATGGCGGTCGCCTTCATTGCGACTCTCGTGATAACGACGAATCGCCAGCAGACCGGCATATTCTCCCTGCGCGCCCGAGTTCGGCTGCATACACAGCGCGTCATAACCGGTCAGCTGTACCAGCCACTGCGACAGCTGGCCGATCATTTGCAGATAACCCGCAGCCTGCTCTGCCGGACAGAACGGATGCAGTTCAGCGAATTCCGGCCAGGTGATGGGGATCATTTCAGCTGCGGCATTGAGTTTCATGGTGCAGGAACCCAGCGGGATCATCGCCTGGTTCAGCGCCAGATCCTTTTTCTCCAGGCTGTGCATATAACGCATCATCTCAGTTTCACTGTGATGGCGGTTGAACACCGGATGCTCCAGGATGGCGCTTTGGCGCTGCTGGCCCGTCGGAATCGCGCTGTTCTCAGCGGCAACGACGCTATCCAGCGCATCAATATCCAGGCCGTGGGCATCGCCCAGCAGAATAGCGAATAACGCCTGCACGTCTTCACGACGGGTGGTTTCATCCAGGGTGATACCCACCGCGTTATGAATGTCGCTGCGCAGGTTGACACCAAAGCTCAGCGCACGGTTGAGTACCGCCGCTTTGTCAGCCACTTCTACGGTCAGAGTATCGAACCAGCTATTGTGGCGCAGTTTCAGGCCACCGTTTTTCAGTCCGGCAGCCAGAATGCTGGTCAGACGATGGATACGTGAAGCGATACGCTTCAGGCCAGCCGGTCCGTGATAGACCGCGTAGAAACCGGCGATATTCGCCAGCAGCACCTGAGAAGTACAGATGTTGGAGTTGGCTTTCTCGCGACGGATATGTTGTTCGCGGGTCTGCATCGCCATACGCAGCGCAGTGTTGCCCGCCGCATCGCGTGAGACGCCGATGATACGGCCCGGCATGGAGCGTTTGTGTTCGTCGCGGCTGGCAAAGAAGGCCGCATGCGGACCGCCGTAGCCCATCGGCACGCCAAAGCGCTGCGCAGAGCCAAACACAATGTCTGCACCCTGCTTGCCTGGGGCTTCCAGCTGCACCAGCGCCATAAAATCAGCGGCTACGCTCACCACCACTTTACGGCTTTTCAGCTCGGTAATCAGTGAACGGTAATCATGCACTTCGCCAGTGGTGCCTGCCTGTTGCAGCAGCACGCCGAACAGGTCGTCATGATCGAGCGCTTTTTCCGCGCTGTCGATAATCAGTTCAAAACCAAAGGTTTCGGCACGGGTACGTACCACATCCAGCGTCTGCGGATGGATATCGTCGGCGATAAAGAATTTATTGGCCGTTTTCAGCTTGCTGACGCGTTTTGCCATGGCCATCGCTTCCGCAGCGGCAGTCGCTTCGTCCAGCAATGACGCTGACGCGATGTCGAGACCGGTCAGATCCAGCGTCAGGGTCTGGAAGTTAAGCAACGCTTCAAGACGACCCTGGGATACTTCAGGCTGGTACGGCGTGTAAGCGGTGTACCAGCCCGGATTTTCCAGCATGTTACGCAGGATCACCGGCGGGGTGATCACCGCGGTGTAACCCATTCCAATCCAGGATTTGTAACGCTGATTCTGACTGGCAATGGCTTTCAGCTCCGCCAGCGCCTGCTGCTCGGTGGCGGCATCACCCACTGCGGGAGGGCCCGGCAGCTGGATATCGGCAGGCACGATGGAACCGATCAACGCTTCCAGCGAGCTGGCACCAATCGCTTCCAGCATGGTGGCCTGTTGCTGCGGCGTAGGACCGATATGGCGCTCAATGAACGCACCGTTATGTTCAAGCTGGTTGAGAGTCTGAGTCATTAGCAGTAAATCCTGAATCGGGCTGGGTATTAATACAGACAAAAAACGAAGGTGCCGCCAGGCGACACCTTCTGTTAGTCATACTTATTCGTCGATGGAGGCTTTGTACTCATCGGCATTCAGCATTGAGTCGGCGTCGAATTCAGACTCATCGCTGGCTTTGATTTTGAACAACCAGCCATCGCTGTACGGATCGCTGTTGATCAGTTCAGGCGAGCCTTCCAGTTCTTCGTTTATCTCAATGATCTCGCCGCTCAGTGGTGCGTAGATGTCAGAAGCGGCTTTCAC includes these proteins:
- the gcvP gene encoding aminomethyl-transferring glycine dehydrogenase; protein product: MTQTLNQLEHNGAFIERHIGPTPQQQATMLEAIGASSLEALIGSIVPADIQLPGPPAVGDAATEQQALAELKAIASQNQRYKSWIGMGYTAVITPPVILRNMLENPGWYTAYTPYQPEVSQGRLEALLNFQTLTLDLTGLDIASASLLDEATAAAEAMAMAKRVSKLKTANKFFIADDIHPQTLDVVRTRAETFGFELIIDSAEKALDHDDLFGVLLQQAGTTGEVHDYRSLITELKSRKVVVSVAADFMALVQLEAPGKQGADIVFGSAQRFGVPMGYGGPHAAFFASRDEHKRSMPGRIIGVSRDAAGNTALRMAMQTREQHIRREKANSNICTSQVLLANIAGFYAVYHGPAGLKRIASRIHRLTSILAAGLKNGGLKLRHNSWFDTLTVEVADKAAVLNRALSFGVNLRSDIHNAVGITLDETTRREDVQALFAILLGDAHGLDIDALDSVVAAENSAIPTGQQRQSAILEHPVFNRHHSETEMMRYMHSLEKKDLALNQAMIPLGSCTMKLNAAAEMIPITWPEFAELHPFCPAEQAAGYLQMIGQLSQWLVQLTGYDALCMQPNSGAQGEYAGLLAIRRYHESRNEGDRHICLIPSSAHGTNPASAQMAGMSVVVVACDKQGNIDLGDLREKAAQSGDKLSCIMVTYPSTHGVYEETIREVCQIVHQYGGQVYLDGANMNAQVGITTPGYIGADVSHLNLHKTFCIPHGGGGPGMGPIGVKAHLAPFVPGHSVVQIDGVLTQQGAVSAAPFGSASILPISWMYIRMMGAEGLKQASSVAILNANYIASRLQSAYPILYTGRDGRVAHECILDIRPLKEQTGISELDIAKRLIDYGFHAPTMSFPVAGTLMVEPTESESKIELDRFIDAMLAIRMEIDRVADGEWPLEDNPLVNAPHTQMEIVGEWTHPYTRELAVFPAGNANKYWPTVKRLDDVFGDRNLFCSCVPMSEYA
- the gcvH gene encoding glycine cleavage system protein GcvH; its protein translation is MSNVPKELKYKDSHEWVRKEADGTFTVGITEHAQELLGDMVFVDLPEVGRVVAAGEDCAVAESVKAASDIYAPLSGEIIEINEELEGSPELINSDPYSDGWLFKIKASDESEFDADSMLNADEYKASIDE